One window of Klebsiella quasivariicola genomic DNA carries:
- the puuE gene encoding allantoinase PuuE yields the protein MGENQEHYPRDLRGYAGQPPHARWPGGARIAVQFVLNYEEGAENHVLHGDAGSEQFLSDIIGAASYPARHMSMDSLYEYGSRAGFWRIHREFSQRGLPLTVFGVAMALARHPEIVAAIKAADYDVVSHGWRWIHYQHMDIAEERAHLQKAVQVLTDLFGKPPTGWYTGRDSPNTRQLVVEHGGFEYDSDYYGDDLPFWSEVACSDGSQRPHLIVPYTLDANDMRFATAQGFNTAEQFYTYLKDSFDVLYAEGETAPKMMSVGMHCRLLGRPGRFRALQRFLDYIQQHDKVWVCTRQQIADHWREVHPYRG from the coding sequence ATGGGAGAGAACCAGGAACACTATCCTCGCGATCTGCGAGGTTATGCAGGGCAGCCACCGCACGCGCGCTGGCCGGGCGGGGCGCGGATCGCGGTACAGTTCGTCCTCAACTATGAGGAAGGCGCCGAGAATCACGTCCTGCATGGCGATGCGGGGTCGGAACAGTTCCTGTCCGATATTATCGGCGCCGCCAGCTACCCGGCGCGCCATATGTCGATGGATTCACTCTATGAGTACGGCAGCCGGGCAGGGTTCTGGCGCATCCATCGCGAGTTCAGCCAGCGCGGGCTGCCGCTGACCGTTTTCGGGGTGGCGATGGCGCTGGCGCGGCATCCGGAGATTGTGGCGGCGATCAAGGCCGCGGATTACGATGTGGTCAGCCACGGCTGGCGCTGGATCCACTATCAGCACATGGATATTGCCGAGGAGCGCGCGCATCTGCAAAAAGCGGTTCAGGTGTTAACCGACCTGTTCGGCAAACCGCCCACCGGCTGGTATACCGGCCGCGACAGCCCCAACACCCGCCAGCTGGTGGTGGAGCACGGCGGCTTTGAGTACGACAGCGATTATTACGGTGATGATTTACCTTTCTGGAGCGAAGTGGCCTGCAGCGACGGCAGCCAGCGACCGCACCTGATCGTGCCTTATACCCTCGACGCCAACGACATGCGCTTTGCCACCGCCCAGGGGTTCAACACCGCGGAGCAGTTTTATACCTATCTGAAAGACAGTTTTGACGTGCTGTACGCCGAGGGTGAAACCGCGCCGAAGATGATGTCCGTGGGGATGCACTGCCGGCTGCTGGGGCGCCCGGGGCGTTTCCGCGCGCTGCAGCGTTTTCTTGACTATATCCAGCAGCACGACAAGGTGTGGGTCTGCACCCGGCAGCAAATTGCCGACCACTGGCGCGAGGTCCATCCGTATCGCGGGTAG
- a CDS encoding sulfite exporter TauE/SafE family protein — translation MNDIVIIALAGFTTGITTVLFGFGGGFVVVPFVYHLMLRQPELTGNAMHVAVATSTAVMIFNAGWVSYRNWRAGKLAVQTLFPLLWFIAIGAVVGSCLAGILSEKIVRALFILYMLATISDCLLRKGFFRGSARRRLSLPVVTGGGMVIGMIAALLGVGGSVMTVPLLRRHGYEMQECVSASNPLSLPVALCGAVTYAIIGWHSIPLGGFIGFISLKILGLLVLTGWAGIVFSRRAIPAVSDVWYARIYVLLLCLVLLAMLIQ, via the coding sequence TTGAATGATATCGTTATTATTGCGCTGGCAGGCTTTACGACCGGCATTACCACGGTACTGTTCGGCTTCGGGGGCGGCTTTGTGGTGGTCCCCTTTGTCTATCACCTGATGCTCCGTCAGCCGGAACTCACGGGCAACGCCATGCATGTCGCAGTGGCCACCTCAACGGCGGTGATGATATTTAACGCCGGCTGGGTCAGCTATCGAAACTGGCGGGCGGGCAAGCTTGCCGTACAGACGTTGTTTCCGTTGTTGTGGTTTATTGCTATCGGGGCGGTGGTGGGTTCCTGTCTGGCGGGGATATTGAGCGAGAAGATCGTTCGCGCGCTGTTTATTCTCTATATGCTGGCCACCATCAGCGATTGTTTGTTGCGCAAAGGTTTCTTCAGGGGCAGCGCTCGGCGTCGGCTGTCCCTGCCAGTGGTCACCGGCGGCGGTATGGTTATCGGTATGATTGCCGCATTGCTGGGCGTGGGTGGCAGCGTCATGACGGTGCCCCTGCTACGGCGACACGGGTATGAGATGCAGGAGTGCGTTAGCGCTTCCAACCCACTTTCTCTGCCTGTGGCGCTATGCGGGGCTGTGACCTATGCCATCATTGGCTGGCACAGCATTCCGCTGGGCGGGTTTATTGGGTTTATCAGCCTGAAAATTTTAGGCCTGCTCGTCCTGACCGGCTGGGCCGGGATAGTGTTTAGCCGCCGGGCAATCCCTGCGGTATCTGATGTATGGTATGCACGCATCTATGTGCTGCTATTGTGCCTGGTGCTCCTCGCCATGCTCATCCAGTAA
- a CDS encoding AraC family transcriptional regulator: protein MRNVKIDEVDRLDREVVALGNDYAQGYILPPHQHRRAQLLYGATGLMHVTTQDGEWVVPPQHAVWIPPETVHAVRFAGVTTRSLYIEPDGVATLIKHRRCEVISVSPLLRQLLLEAVDLPPLYDSPRDRMLIQLMLLELAAMPVREFDIPLPQHPALLALCQAFLLNPSIHDPAARWARALFMSESTFRRHFLKQLGLSFSAWRQRACVVSALAWLIAGKPVNDVALSLGYDNASSFATMFRRVTGQPPSFYHPA from the coding sequence GTGCGCAACGTAAAAATTGACGAGGTCGATCGGCTCGATCGCGAAGTGGTGGCGTTAGGCAATGACTATGCGCAAGGGTATATACTGCCACCGCACCAGCATCGTCGTGCACAGCTGCTGTATGGCGCGACCGGACTGATGCATGTCACTACGCAGGACGGAGAATGGGTGGTTCCGCCGCAACACGCGGTCTGGATCCCCCCTGAAACCGTGCACGCCGTCAGATTTGCGGGGGTGACCACGCGTAGCTTATATATAGAGCCAGATGGCGTGGCCACGTTGATTAAACACCGTCGTTGCGAAGTGATCAGCGTCTCGCCGCTGTTGCGCCAGCTACTGCTTGAGGCTGTGGATTTACCGCCGTTGTACGACAGCCCACGCGATCGCATGCTGATCCAGTTGATGTTGCTGGAGCTGGCCGCCATGCCGGTCCGCGAATTTGATATTCCGTTGCCGCAGCATCCGGCGCTGCTGGCGCTTTGTCAGGCTTTTTTGCTTAATCCTTCTATTCATGATCCTGCCGCGCGCTGGGCCAGGGCGCTGTTTATGAGCGAGAGCACCTTTCGCCGCCATTTCCTGAAGCAGCTGGGCCTGTCATTTTCCGCCTGGCGTCAGCGAGCCTGCGTGGTGAGCGCCCTGGCATGGTTGATAGCGGGTAAACCGGTGAATGACGTGGCATTATCCCTTGGATACGACAATGCGTCCTCTTTCGCCACCATGTTTCGCCGCGTAACCGGGCAGCCGCCGTCGTTTTATCATCCAGCCTGA
- a CDS encoding histidine phosphatase family protein, whose amino-acid sequence MMQVILVRHAETEWNVKGIIQGHSDSALTLRGERQTSALLAAFAESDYRVECVYASPLGRAWQMGQRLAERFYCSLIAEPALKEQAFGQFEGMTTVALLQNNPDAAEALFTLDAEYCPPGGESLSDASQRMIHFLSSLEKKHHHRTICIVSHGQVIQGVLATLKSGSVDDFHRYAQPNASYAVFELINGSCTVLSWGIATHLRHLD is encoded by the coding sequence ATGATGCAAGTGATACTGGTTCGACACGCGGAAACAGAATGGAATGTAAAAGGTATTATTCAGGGACACAGTGATAGCGCATTGACGCTTCGTGGGGAGCGTCAAACATCAGCTTTATTGGCAGCGTTTGCAGAGAGTGATTACCGGGTAGAATGTGTTTACGCGTCTCCACTTGGCCGGGCCTGGCAAATGGGACAGCGCCTGGCTGAGCGTTTTTATTGTTCACTGATAGCTGAACCGGCTCTGAAAGAACAGGCTTTTGGTCAGTTTGAAGGCATGACAACCGTAGCGCTGCTGCAAAATAATCCGGACGCCGCAGAAGCATTATTCACCCTGGATGCAGAGTATTGTCCGCCAGGGGGTGAGTCTCTCTCAGATGCTTCGCAGCGAATGATACATTTTTTATCCAGTCTGGAAAAAAAACATCATCATCGAACAATATGTATTGTGTCTCATGGGCAGGTCATTCAGGGCGTGCTTGCGACGTTAAAAAGTGGATCTGTGGATGATTTTCACCGCTATGCACAACCCAATGCGAGTTACGCCGTTTTCGAGCTGATTAATGGAAGCTGTACCGTTCTAAGCTGGGGGATCGCGACACATTTACGCCACCTGGATTAG
- a CDS encoding MFS transporter codes for MTQFYNSFWRRNLIVCFIGSFSTVFAMTLMLPFLPLYVEELGVSGHTAVVQWSGVAFSATFITAGLIAPVWGKLGDRYGRKSMLVRASLGMAVTVSLMGLVTNIWQLVGLRLLVGLAGGYSSGATILIAVQAPRERAAWALGIVSSGVMAGNLVGPLAGGWLPGLIGIRTTFFCAGVLIFLSFIMTLTLIREEVQKPADTVAKAGVSWSQLPARTVIICMLCTGLLLMLANMSIEPIITVYVRTLVSEASQITKVAGYVMAAAALGSIISASWLGKLADRIGHLRIITLALTAAGLLLIPQAFVTSGWQLIALRFLMGLALGGLLPCIAAVIRHRVPEGMVGSILGYSVAAQFAGQFIGPLMGGFVGGHIGMRAVFLATSGILLAGAAWNFKIHRQSATR; via the coding sequence ATGACCCAATTCTATAACAGCTTCTGGCGGCGAAACCTGATTGTTTGCTTCATTGGCTCGTTCTCAACCGTCTTTGCAATGACCCTGATGCTGCCCTTTCTGCCTTTGTATGTCGAAGAACTGGGTGTTAGCGGGCATACAGCGGTCGTTCAATGGTCTGGCGTGGCATTCAGCGCAACGTTTATCACTGCCGGTTTGATCGCCCCAGTCTGGGGAAAACTCGGTGACAGATATGGACGCAAATCGATGCTCGTGAGAGCCAGCCTTGGCATGGCGGTTACTGTTTCGCTTATGGGGCTGGTGACAAATATATGGCAGCTGGTCGGACTCAGGTTGTTAGTTGGCCTGGCGGGAGGATACTCATCCGGCGCGACAATTCTTATCGCAGTTCAGGCTCCCAGAGAGCGTGCAGCCTGGGCGCTGGGGATTGTTTCATCGGGTGTAATGGCTGGCAATCTTGTCGGTCCACTTGCCGGAGGATGGCTCCCTGGTTTGATCGGTATTCGAACCACATTTTTCTGTGCAGGCGTACTGATATTTCTGTCATTTATCATGACCCTTACTCTCATTCGCGAAGAAGTGCAAAAGCCTGCGGATACAGTGGCAAAAGCAGGAGTGAGCTGGTCGCAGTTGCCTGCCCGTACTGTAATTATCTGCATGCTTTGCACCGGTCTGCTACTGATGCTGGCCAATATGTCGATAGAGCCCATTATCACAGTCTATGTGCGCACTCTCGTCAGCGAGGCTTCTCAGATAACGAAAGTGGCGGGATATGTGATGGCAGCAGCGGCGCTGGGCAGCATTATTTCCGCCTCATGGCTTGGAAAACTGGCGGACAGGATAGGACATTTACGCATTATCACGCTGGCGCTGACTGCGGCCGGTTTGCTGCTGATCCCTCAGGCATTTGTCACTTCCGGGTGGCAACTGATTGCCCTGCGTTTCCTTATGGGACTGGCGCTCGGCGGCTTATTGCCTTGTATTGCAGCAGTGATACGTCATCGTGTACCAGAAGGGATGGTGGGCAGCATTCTTGGCTATTCCGTCGCAGCGCAGTTCGCTGGCCAGTTCATCGGGCCACTGATGGGCGGCTTTGTCGGAGGGCATATCGGTATGCGAGCCGTCTTCCTGGCAACCAGCGGCATCCTGCTAGCCGGCGCTGCCTGGAACTTTAAAATACATCGCCAGTCAGCAACACGCTGA
- a CDS encoding GntR family transcriptional regulator: MSQASEVENQLRKLILNMELGPGERLTERWAEATFNASRTPVRAALQKLESEGLVCRDGLRWLVAPIDVSEVEQLCIYREVLEVAALKLSASQMTEEQLNGLENLLKTNTVDASEDVMDDVGTQFHLQLAGLCQNAFIFQGISDALRRLSRARWLDKAPSNPAWDDHREIIAALRSRDTDKAAELLAIHLCESRLRLLEAINSSRRSLRARGIAIS; this comes from the coding sequence ATGAGCCAGGCATCAGAAGTTGAAAACCAATTAAGAAAACTGATACTTAACATGGAGCTGGGGCCGGGAGAACGGTTAACGGAGCGCTGGGCCGAAGCAACGTTTAACGCGTCACGTACGCCTGTGCGTGCCGCATTACAAAAGCTGGAGTCAGAAGGGCTGGTCTGTCGTGATGGGCTACGCTGGTTAGTGGCACCGATCGATGTCAGTGAAGTTGAACAGCTGTGTATTTACCGGGAAGTACTGGAAGTGGCGGCATTAAAACTCTCTGCCAGCCAGATGACAGAAGAACAACTTAACGGTCTGGAAAACCTGCTAAAAACGAATACTGTGGATGCGTCAGAAGATGTGATGGACGATGTTGGCACACAATTCCATCTCCAGTTGGCCGGTCTTTGTCAGAATGCGTTTATTTTCCAGGGGATAAGCGATGCCCTGCGCCGGCTTTCACGGGCACGATGGCTCGACAAAGCACCGTCAAATCCCGCGTGGGATGATCATCGAGAAATAATTGCTGCGCTTCGGTCGCGGGATACTGATAAGGCAGCAGAATTACTCGCCATTCATCTGTGCGAAAGCCGCCTCCGCCTTCTTGAGGCAATCAATTCAAGCAGACGTAGCCTGAGGGCGAGGGGGATTGCGATATCCTGA
- a CDS encoding DHA2 family efflux MFS transporter permease subunit, with protein sequence MSTVQALSVPQGLSMPTAKKIFAFASMCVGMFIALIDIQIVSASLRDIGGGLSAGDDETVWVQTSYLIAEIIIIPLSGWLARVMSTRWLFAASAAGFTLMSLLCGWAWNIQSMIAFRALQGLAGGSMIPLVFTTAFAFFQGKQRVIAAATIGGLASLAPTLGPTVGGWITENYNWHWLFFINVVPGIYIAVAVPLLVKVDSADPTLLRGADYLSILLLALSLGCLEYTLEEGPRWGWFDDATLTTTAWVALLCGVAFVIRTLRHPQPVMDLRALQDRTFSLGCYFSFMAGVGIFATIYLTPLYLGSVRGFSALEIGLAVFSTGLFQVMSIPFYSWLANRVDLRWLLMAGLIGFAVSMYSFVPITHDWGADQLLLPQAFRGLAQQFAVAPTVTLTLGSLPPARLKLASGLFNLMRNLGGAIGIALCGTVLNDRTNLHYSRLADHLNNANLAMSDFVQRSAANFTVQGISPDAAQTAALKNLSALALREARTQAFSDAFYLIMMGFLLAALLVPLMKKPPAH encoded by the coding sequence ATGAGCACCGTTCAGGCGCTGTCCGTCCCGCAGGGTCTGTCGATGCCGACGGCGAAGAAGATCTTCGCCTTCGCCAGCATGTGCGTGGGGATGTTTATTGCCCTTATCGACATCCAGATCGTCTCCGCCTCGCTGCGGGATATTGGCGGCGGCCTGTCGGCGGGCGACGATGAAACCGTCTGGGTACAAACCAGCTACCTGATCGCCGAGATCATTATTATCCCGCTTTCCGGCTGGCTGGCCCGGGTCATGTCGACCCGCTGGCTGTTTGCCGCTTCCGCGGCGGGCTTCACGCTGATGAGCCTGCTGTGCGGCTGGGCGTGGAACATCCAGAGTATGATCGCCTTCCGCGCCCTGCAGGGACTGGCGGGCGGGTCGATGATCCCCCTGGTGTTCACCACCGCTTTCGCCTTTTTTCAGGGCAAACAGCGGGTCATCGCCGCGGCGACGATCGGCGGCCTGGCCTCCCTCGCCCCTACGCTGGGTCCAACGGTGGGCGGCTGGATCACCGAAAACTACAACTGGCACTGGCTGTTCTTTATCAACGTTGTTCCGGGGATTTACATCGCGGTGGCAGTGCCGCTGCTGGTAAAAGTAGACAGCGCCGACCCCACTCTGCTGCGCGGCGCCGACTATCTCAGTATTCTGCTGCTGGCCTTGTCCCTCGGCTGCCTGGAATATACCCTCGAAGAAGGTCCGCGCTGGGGCTGGTTTGATGACGCGACCCTGACGACCACCGCCTGGGTCGCCCTGCTCTGCGGCGTGGCCTTTGTTATCCGCACCCTGCGCCATCCGCAGCCGGTGATGGATCTCCGCGCCCTGCAGGATCGAACCTTCAGCCTCGGCTGCTATTTCTCGTTTATGGCCGGCGTCGGCATCTTCGCCACCATCTATTTAACCCCGCTGTATCTGGGGAGTGTGCGCGGTTTCAGTGCGCTGGAGATCGGCCTGGCGGTATTTTCCACCGGTCTGTTCCAGGTCATGTCTATTCCGTTTTATTCGTGGCTCGCCAACCGCGTCGATCTGCGCTGGCTGCTGATGGCCGGGCTGATCGGCTTTGCGGTGTCAATGTACAGCTTTGTTCCGATCACTCACGACTGGGGGGCGGACCAGTTGCTGCTCCCGCAGGCCTTTCGCGGACTGGCGCAGCAGTTTGCCGTCGCGCCAACGGTGACCCTGACGCTGGGCAGCCTGCCGCCCGCGCGCCTGAAGCTGGCCTCCGGGCTGTTTAATCTGATGCGCAACCTCGGGGGCGCCATCGGCATCGCCCTGTGCGGCACGGTGCTTAACGACAGAACCAATCTGCACTATAGCCGCCTGGCGGACCATCTGAATAACGCCAACCTGGCAATGAGCGATTTTGTTCAGCGCAGCGCGGCAAACTTCACCGTCCAGGGGATCTCGCCGGATGCCGCGCAGACGGCGGCGCTGAAAAATCTTTCCGCGCTGGCGCTACGGGAGGCGCGAACCCAGGCATTTTCCGATGCGTTCTACCTCATCATGATGGGTTTTTTACTTGCCGCGCTGCTGGTTCCCTTGATGAAAAAGCCGCCGGCACACTGA
- a CDS encoding HlyD family secretion protein, whose protein sequence is MNPTSKKSLLTLTALGVAALAAASYGAYWWHSGRFMQTTDDAYVGGDISAISSKVSGYIQQLAVQDNMAVKKGDLLIRIDDRDYRAALAKAAGEVAAQQAALADIQATRQLQQATIAGSAASLLAATAATEKLANDNRRYNALAASSAISAQIRDNASADYRRAHAEQEKAKADKTVAERQLAILDARQQQTLAALAQAQANLEMARLNLSYTDIRAPFDGVIGNRRAWSGSFVSSGTQLLSLVPAHGLWIDANFKENQLAHMRAGQPVTIVADVLPNHTFKGHVASLAPATGSRFSILPAENATGNFTKIVQRVPVRIALEGDGAKLDVLRPGLSVIVTVNEKSPR, encoded by the coding sequence ATGAATCCGACCAGTAAGAAAAGCCTCCTCACCCTGACGGCGCTTGGCGTCGCCGCCCTCGCGGCAGCGAGCTACGGCGCATACTGGTGGCATAGCGGGCGCTTTATGCAGACCACCGATGACGCCTATGTCGGCGGCGACATTAGCGCCATCTCCAGCAAAGTCTCTGGCTATATCCAGCAGCTGGCGGTGCAGGACAATATGGCAGTGAAAAAAGGCGATCTGTTGATCCGTATTGACGACCGCGATTATCGCGCCGCCCTCGCGAAAGCCGCCGGAGAAGTGGCGGCGCAGCAGGCCGCGCTGGCCGATATCCAGGCCACCCGCCAGCTGCAGCAGGCGACCATTGCCGGGTCTGCGGCCTCGTTACTGGCCGCCACGGCGGCAACCGAAAAACTGGCGAACGACAACCGACGCTATAACGCTCTCGCCGCATCGAGCGCGATTTCCGCACAGATCCGTGATAACGCCTCCGCCGATTACCGCCGGGCACACGCCGAGCAGGAGAAAGCCAAAGCGGATAAAACCGTGGCCGAACGTCAGCTGGCGATACTGGATGCTCGCCAGCAACAAACCCTGGCCGCCCTGGCGCAGGCTCAGGCTAACCTCGAGATGGCCAGGCTGAACCTCAGCTATACCGACATTCGCGCGCCGTTCGATGGGGTGATTGGCAACCGCCGCGCGTGGTCCGGCTCGTTTGTCAGCAGCGGTACGCAGCTGCTCTCCCTGGTGCCTGCGCACGGCCTGTGGATTGACGCTAATTTCAAGGAAAACCAGCTGGCGCATATGCGTGCCGGCCAGCCGGTGACCATCGTCGCCGATGTGCTGCCGAACCATACCTTTAAGGGCCATGTCGCCAGCCTGGCGCCGGCGACCGGCTCACGCTTCAGCATTCTGCCGGCGGAGAACGCGACGGGTAATTTCACTAAAATCGTGCAGCGCGTGCCGGTCCGCATCGCGCTGGAAGGTGACGGGGCAAAGCTTGACGTCCTGCGCCCGGGACTGTCGGTGATCGTCACCGTGAACGAAAAGAGCCCTCGATGA
- a CDS encoding winged helix-turn-helix transcriptional regulator encodes MKNEPLCHAPCPIARSLGRIGDSWSIMILRDAFAGFTRFDEFQKSSNVAPNILSRRLKELVDDGLLEKVCYSSTPPRYEYHLTERGRDFRMVLLALAEWGNRHFAPEGRQMQLVETATQRRVDPVMVDKATGEEIIPGKYAMVPGPAASPLMKYRHEYLLRKREGDSGQKFQPEPYRDASNESDQ; translated from the coding sequence ATGAAAAACGAACCGCTTTGCCACGCTCCCTGCCCCATCGCCCGCAGCCTTGGCCGCATCGGCGACAGCTGGAGCATCATGATCCTGCGCGACGCCTTCGCGGGCTTTACCCGCTTTGACGAGTTTCAGAAAAGCAGCAACGTCGCGCCTAATATTCTGTCACGCCGTCTGAAGGAGCTGGTGGATGACGGACTGCTGGAGAAGGTGTGCTACAGCAGCACCCCGCCGCGCTACGAATACCACCTCACGGAACGCGGCCGCGATTTCCGCATGGTGCTGCTGGCGCTGGCGGAATGGGGTAATCGCCACTTCGCCCCCGAAGGGCGTCAGATGCAGCTGGTGGAAACCGCCACCCAGCGCCGTGTGGATCCAGTCATGGTGGATAAAGCGACCGGGGAAGAGATTATCCCGGGTAAATACGCCATGGTGCCGGGACCCGCCGCCTCGCCGCTGATGAAATATCGTCATGAATATCTGCTGCGCAAACGCGAAGGCGACAGCGGGCAAAAATTCCAGCCGGAACCTTACAGAGATGCCAGCAATGAATCCGACCAGTAA
- the asd gene encoding aspartate-semialdehyde dehydrogenase, with product MKQVGIVGWRGMVGSVLLQRMIEENDFDDITAHFFSTSSAGGAGPVIKGKSDILKDASSLSALAEMDIIITCQGGDYTKAIYPALINHGWQGYWIDAASALRMDEKACIILDPVNRDNIDRAVQAGIKLFVGGNCSITLSLMGLAGLIKAELIEWMSVMTYQSASGAGAKQVRELIAQSAYISQHLSADELTSSGSVLPLVNKVSALINSAGMPVEHFGVPLMGSIIPWIDSDLGDGNSREEWKGEAETNKILGLAPGTIPVNGLCIRVGVIRCHSAAITLKLKREVSEAEFAELVTHSHPWVNYVRNNKQESVSQLTPAAISGSLQVGIGRYKKMALNNEPVYSVLTVGDQLLWGAAEPLRRMLNILLGKI from the coding sequence ATGAAGCAGGTGGGTATTGTCGGCTGGCGAGGAATGGTAGGCTCTGTATTACTGCAAAGAATGATTGAAGAAAATGATTTTGACGATATTACGGCGCATTTTTTTAGTACCTCCAGTGCGGGTGGCGCGGGTCCTGTTATTAAGGGTAAAAGCGACATTCTTAAAGATGCCAGTTCCCTCAGTGCCCTCGCCGAAATGGATATCATCATTACCTGTCAGGGCGGAGATTATACCAAAGCCATTTATCCTGCTTTAATTAACCATGGCTGGCAAGGTTACTGGATTGACGCGGCGTCGGCGCTGCGGATGGATGAAAAAGCGTGCATTATTCTCGACCCGGTCAACCGCGATAATATTGATCGTGCTGTGCAAGCAGGAATTAAACTGTTTGTCGGTGGCAACTGCTCCATTACGCTGAGCCTGATGGGTCTGGCAGGATTAATAAAAGCCGAGCTGATCGAATGGATGAGCGTGATGACCTATCAGTCTGCCTCCGGGGCGGGCGCCAAACAGGTGCGGGAATTAATCGCGCAAAGCGCTTATATCAGTCAGCATTTATCTGCGGATGAACTGACGTCATCAGGTTCCGTGCTGCCATTGGTGAATAAAGTGAGTGCGCTGATTAACAGCGCGGGCATGCCGGTAGAGCATTTTGGCGTGCCATTAATGGGCAGTATCATTCCGTGGATCGACAGCGATTTAGGCGATGGAAATAGCCGCGAAGAGTGGAAGGGCGAGGCGGAAACCAATAAAATCCTTGGCCTTGCGCCGGGTACCATCCCGGTCAATGGTTTATGCATTCGCGTCGGGGTGATCCGCTGCCACAGCGCGGCGATTACACTGAAACTGAAACGTGAGGTCAGCGAAGCAGAATTTGCTGAGTTAGTCACCCATTCCCATCCGTGGGTAAACTATGTCCGCAATAATAAGCAGGAGAGTGTCAGTCAATTGACCCCGGCGGCTATTAGCGGTTCGCTGCAGGTTGGAATTGGCCGCTATAAGAAAATGGCGCTAAATAATGAACCCGTCTACTCGGTGTTAACGGTGGGCGATCAGCTATTGTGGGGCGCGGCGGAACCCCTGCGCCGCATGTTAAATATCCTGCTGGGCAAAATATAA
- a CDS encoding GNAT family N-acetyltransferase, translating into MVLIRTAESKDIPSLQTLFLQLGYQTETAILEQRISAPQSTLSVLVAEAENAVCGVIVINFILPVHENRLWALISALVIEEASRGSGIGRQLLHAAERLARDKQCAQIELSSSEKRIRAHQFYESNGYKEVRKRFVKPLS; encoded by the coding sequence ATGGTGTTAATCAGAACAGCGGAATCAAAAGATATCCCCTCGCTGCAAACGCTATTTCTGCAGCTGGGCTATCAGACGGAGACGGCGATCTTAGAACAACGCATCTCTGCACCGCAAAGTACGCTAAGTGTGCTGGTGGCTGAAGCAGAAAACGCCGTGTGTGGCGTCATCGTTATCAATTTTATTTTACCAGTACATGAAAACAGGTTATGGGCATTAATTTCCGCGCTGGTCATTGAGGAAGCGTCACGTGGTTCAGGAATAGGCCGCCAGCTTCTCCATGCCGCTGAGCGTCTCGCCCGCGATAAACAATGCGCTCAGATCGAGCTTTCAAGCAGTGAAAAAAGAATCAGAGCGCATCAATTTTATGAAAGTAACGGCTACAAGGAGGTCCGCAAGCGCTTCGTTAAACCGTTGTCTTAA
- the hpxZ gene encoding oxalurate catabolism protein HpxZ: protein MINLDNVDRPAILAEVTAAFYQYEEALVSNNIEALDALFWHDPRTVRLGAGENLYGIEAIRAFRAARPAAGLARDLHQTTITTFGADMAVCSTEFTREGSARLGRQQQTWVRFPYGWRIVAAQVSLMD, encoded by the coding sequence ATGATCAACCTGGACAATGTAGACCGCCCGGCGATCCTCGCCGAGGTAACGGCGGCGTTTTATCAGTATGAAGAGGCGCTGGTCAGTAATAACATCGAGGCGCTGGATGCGCTGTTCTGGCATGACCCGCGCACCGTGCGGCTGGGGGCCGGCGAGAATCTGTATGGTATCGAGGCGATCCGCGCTTTTCGCGCCGCCCGCCCCGCCGCCGGTCTGGCCCGCGACCTGCACCAGACCACCATCACCACCTTTGGCGCGGATATGGCCGTGTGCAGCACCGAGTTCACCCGCGAGGGCAGCGCCCGCCTGGGCCGCCAGCAACAAACGTGGGTGCGCTTCCCCTACGGCTGGCGGATTGTTGCCGCCCAGGTCAGTCTGATGGACTGA